One stretch of Rhodoflexus caldus DNA includes these proteins:
- a CDS encoding glycosyltransferase, with amino-acid sequence MELNTFWIIAVATIGFFVLLQLILQGIWFGKLAFFKPTASQPVRYEGISVIVVARNEHDNLTHLLPILLEQDYPAPYEIIVVDDHSTDDTFWLLKTAAQAFDNLKTVTINHTPAGIHPKKYAITLAVKAATYERLVLTDADCRPCSAKWLAAIAANFDNKQIVLGYSPYMERKGFLNRLIRFETLYTAMQYISSALWGHPYMGVGRNLSYTKSLFLDNKGFHKFQRVVGGDDDLLVNALATAQNTSVAIGADTLVYSLPKTTWRGWWQQKRRHLSVGKYYHWKDRLWLGLNTMLGITTHILIYGGLITSLLWQQWLPAGIIAGIMLLRWGFLGTITYLCARQLGDRFSIIWWPLLDFSYIVYYFTAGLSVLISKKVEWK; translated from the coding sequence GTGGAACTCAATACTTTCTGGATTATCGCAGTAGCAACCATAGGTTTTTTTGTGCTGTTGCAACTTATATTACAAGGAATCTGGTTTGGTAAACTTGCATTTTTTAAGCCTACCGCATCGCAACCCGTCCGGTATGAAGGCATATCTGTTATTGTGGTAGCTCGCAACGAGCATGACAACCTGACACATCTGCTGCCTATTCTTTTAGAGCAAGATTATCCTGCTCCATACGAAATTATTGTGGTGGACGACCACTCTACCGACGACACATTCTGGCTCTTAAAAACAGCCGCACAGGCCTTTGATAATCTGAAAACAGTTACCATTAATCACACCCCGGCAGGTATTCATCCTAAAAAATATGCCATCACGCTGGCCGTGAAAGCCGCAACCTATGAGAGGTTGGTACTTACAGATGCAGATTGTCGCCCCTGTTCGGCCAAGTGGCTGGCCGCCATAGCTGCAAATTTTGACAATAAACAAATTGTGCTGGGCTACTCTCCATACATGGAACGCAAAGGGTTTTTGAACCGCCTAATTCGCTTCGAGACTTTATATACCGCCATGCAATACATTTCCTCTGCGCTGTGGGGGCATCCCTACATGGGGGTTGGCCGCAATCTGTCATATACCAAAAGCCTGTTTCTCGACAACAAAGGCTTTCACAAATTTCAGCGGGTAGTCGGAGGCGATGACGACCTGTTGGTCAATGCCCTTGCCACTGCGCAGAATACGTCAGTTGCCATCGGAGCGGATACACTTGTGTATTCGCTGCCTAAAACCACTTGGCGCGGATGGTGGCAGCAAAAACGCCGCCACCTCTCGGTAGGCAAATACTATCATTGGAAAGACAGGTTGTGGCTGGGATTGAACACCATGTTAGGAATAACAACACACATACTGATTTACGGCGGGCTGATAACAAGCCTTCTGTGGCAACAATGGCTGCCTGCAGGCATCATTGCAGGTATTATGTTGCTGCGGTGGGGTTTCTTAGGAACAATTACCTATCTTTGTGCAAGACAACTTGGCGATAGATTTAGCATTATTTGGTGGCCTTTATTAGACTTTTCCTATATAGTTTATTACTTTACGGCAGGCTTATCCGTACTGATTAGCAAAAAAGTAGAATGGAAGTGA
- a CDS encoding RNA polymerase sigma factor, protein MNNFTNNDSNNEQEQDNERLFSTKALADFKLIDRAINGDEKAYAELMRRYKKPVYHTLLKMVRNSDDADDLTIEAFAKAFKNLPKFKKEYTFSTWLFRIATNNCIDFIRRKKLETTSISTGYSDENGDPIDIDIRDENLNPQESAINVQKIEIVRTMVTLLPDKYQQLVQLRYFDELSYEEIAQQLNAPLGTVKAQLHRARELLYDIARAKKDMI, encoded by the coding sequence GTGAATAATTTCACAAATAACGACAGCAACAACGAACAAGAACAAGACAACGAACGGTTGTTTTCAACCAAAGCGCTTGCCGATTTTAAGCTGATAGACCGTGCTATTAATGGCGATGAAAAGGCTTATGCAGAACTGATGCGCCGTTATAAAAAGCCCGTTTATCATACTTTGCTGAAAATGGTACGCAACTCCGACGACGCTGACGACCTTACGATAGAAGCCTTCGCCAAAGCATTCAAAAATCTGCCCAAGTTCAAAAAAGAATACACTTTCAGTACATGGTTGTTCCGCATCGCTACCAACAATTGCATTGACTTCATCCGCCGCAAAAAACTGGAAACTACCAGCATCAGCACCGGTTATTCGGATGAAAACGGAGACCCTATTGATATAGACATCCGCGATGAAAACCTCAATCCGCAGGAAAGCGCCATTAACGTACAAAAAATAGAAATTGTGCGCACAATGGTAACGTTGCTGCCCGATAAATACCAGCAGTTGGTACAACTACGCTACTTTGACGAACTTTCCTACGAAGAAATAGCACAACAACTCAACGCCCCCTTGGGTACGGTGAAAGCACAACTTCACCGCGCAAGAGAGTTGCTGTACGATATTGCAAGGGCTAAAAAAGACATGATTTAA
- a CDS encoding glycoside hydrolase family 10 protein, with amino-acid sequence MNRKLTLWGLWIFSVSLFYLLCPPASAQTSPKREFRAVWIATVANIDWPSAKGLPTVRQQDEFINLLDFHRRTGMNAAIVQVRPATDAFYFSAQEMWSEWLTGKQGLMPEPYYDPLQFMIAETHRRGMEFHAWINPYRAQFEGDSLRVHPEHITRRKPEWFVTYGKSKVFNPGIPEVRQYITDIVADIVRRYDVDAIHFDDYFYPYQIQGQVFNDSATYRQYGKSFAKIDDWRRDNVNRLVEAISLQIRHIKPYVKFGISPFGVWRNRSQDPRGSATQGGQTCYDHLYADIRLWLEKGWIDYVAPQAYFSIEFDKVPYKTLVDWWADNSFGRHVYVGHAPYKIAPDGNDPHWAKPTQIPEQVRYNRRKNGKVHGSIYFSSKSLVRNPNGVADSLRTNFYKHTALLPLMPWKKGSPPPPPSGLEVLPSKKGALLRWNPPPKLTATENTAKYHAIYRVKANEPFDLNNPAQMIALTGTEGFFLDDTFPADGEYRYAVTALSRMHHESTAVYSHAIRLRAPGAWTDFVITLINTYRQAPKNGKKQ; translated from the coding sequence ATGAATCGCAAATTAACCTTATGGGGCTTATGGATTTTTTCTGTAAGCCTTTTTTACCTGCTTTGTCCGCCCGCATCGGCTCAAACATCGCCCAAACGCGAATTTAGGGCTGTATGGATTGCTACGGTTGCCAATATAGATTGGCCTTCGGCCAAAGGGCTGCCCACTGTACGTCAGCAAGATGAGTTTATCAACTTGCTGGACTTCCACAGGCGCACAGGCATGAATGCGGCAATCGTTCAGGTGCGCCCTGCCACCGATGCGTTCTATTTCAGTGCACAGGAAATGTGGTCGGAGTGGCTCACCGGCAAGCAAGGCCTCATGCCCGAGCCTTACTACGACCCGCTCCAATTCATGATTGCCGAAACCCATCGGCGGGGCATGGAGTTTCATGCGTGGATAAATCCCTATCGCGCCCAATTTGAAGGCGATTCGCTGCGGGTACACCCCGAGCACATCACCCGCCGCAAACCGGAGTGGTTCGTAACTTACGGAAAATCCAAAGTATTCAACCCGGGCATCCCCGAAGTGCGGCAGTACATTACCGATATCGTAGCCGATATTGTGCGCCGCTACGATGTAGATGCCATCCACTTTGACGATTACTTTTATCCTTACCAAATTCAGGGGCAGGTTTTCAACGATTCGGCTACTTACAGGCAATACGGCAAATCCTTTGCAAAAATAGACGACTGGCGACGCGATAATGTCAATCGGCTTGTAGAGGCTATCTCACTGCAAATCAGGCATATAAAACCCTATGTAAAATTTGGCATCAGCCCGTTTGGGGTTTGGCGCAACCGCTCGCAAGACCCGCGCGGCTCTGCAACACAAGGGGGGCAAACCTGTTACGACCATTTGTATGCCGATATTCGCCTGTGGTTAGAAAAAGGCTGGATTGACTACGTAGCCCCGCAAGCCTATTTCAGCATTGAGTTTGACAAAGTTCCTTACAAAACACTGGTAGATTGGTGGGCAGATAACAGCTTCGGCAGGCATGTGTACGTAGGGCACGCCCCCTACAAAATCGCTCCCGACGGCAACGACCCGCATTGGGCAAAACCCACCCAAATACCTGAGCAAGTGCGGTACAACCGCCGTAAAAACGGCAAAGTACACGGCAGCATTTATTTCAGTTCCAAATCGCTGGTGCGCAACCCCAATGGTGTCGCCGATTCGCTCCGAACCAATTTCTACAAGCACACAGCGCTGTTGCCGCTTATGCCATGGAAAAAAGGCAGCCCTCCCCCACCGCCTTCGGGTTTGGAAGTATTACCCTCCAAAAAAGGGGCGCTGCTGCGTTGGAATCCGCCCCCTAAACTTACGGCAACCGAAAATACGGCAAAGTACCACGCCATTTATCGGGTAAAAGCCAATGAACCATTTGATTTGAACAATCCCGCGCAGATGATTGCGCTAACCGGTACGGAAGGCTTCTTTTTAGATGACACTTTTCCTGCCGACGGCGAATATCGGTATGCAGTAACCGCACTGAGCCGTATGCACCACGAAAGCACGGCCGTATATTCGCATGCTATCAGGCTTCGCGCGCCCGGTGCATGGACAGACTTTGTGATTACACTTATCAATACCTATCGGCAAGCACCCAAAAACGGCAAAAAGCAGTAA
- a CDS encoding energy transducer TonB — protein sequence MKTRFTHWYNYAIVAGACLMWACQEPAKQETKTEEQPVVEEVKPAVTSASTPATEPPKQEVAQPEPKPEPKKEEPVKKAEEKKPVVKTEKPKKVDEEVVVVADQPAEPASGYPSYYRYIKTSLQYPEEAKKHNAEGQVFVEFVVKKDGSLEDVRVQPGKGIGYGCDEEAVRVVKQGEKWKPAINKGEPVAQRVTLPIKFKLN from the coding sequence ATGAAAACCAGATTTACACATTGGTACAATTATGCCATAGTGGCAGGGGCATGTTTAATGTGGGCATGTCAAGAGCCTGCAAAACAGGAAACGAAAACAGAGGAGCAGCCTGTTGTTGAGGAGGTGAAACCTGCGGTAACTTCGGCGAGCACTCCTGCAACAGAGCCTCCGAAGCAGGAAGTTGCACAACCTGAACCAAAACCCGAACCCAAAAAAGAAGAACCCGTAAAAAAAGCGGAAGAAAAGAAGCCTGTCGTAAAAACAGAAAAGCCTAAGAAAGTGGACGAGGAGGTGGTAGTTGTAGCCGACCAGCCCGCAGAACCGGCCAGTGGCTATCCTTCTTATTACCGCTATATTAAAACATCGCTGCAATATCCCGAAGAGGCCAAAAAGCACAATGCGGAAGGGCAGGTATTTGTTGAGTTTGTTGTAAAAAAAGACGGCAGCCTTGAAGATGTGCGGGTGCAACCCGGCAAAGGCATTGGCTATGGTTGCGACGAAGAGGCGGTGCGTGTAGTAAAACAAGGCGAAAAATGGAAACCCGCTATCAATAAAGGCGAGCCTGTTGCGCAACGTGTTACACTCCCTATCAAGTTCAAACTGAACTAA
- the rsgA gene encoding ribosome small subunit-dependent GTPase A, which produces MKQRGLIMRSTGSWYDVRDEQGNRYKGRLRGKHKLHGNKVTNPVAVGDYVEFVIEDTTEGTVLITDILPRENYISRKSPHKMAFAHIIAANIDQALLMATVALPRTSTGFIDRFLVSAESFRIPVTILFNKSDLLDEEALAYQQELMETYEKIGYQCLAISALHGNNLSPVKELLAGKKTLIAGHSGTGKSTLLNSLNPQLNLRTSAISEFAGKGVHTTTFAEMFELAPETFLIDTPGIKELGLADMENEPIAHYFPEMRACLGMCRYPDCKHIQEPDCEVVKRVKSGEIAHSRYLSYLSMLENEDNRR; this is translated from the coding sequence ATGAAGCAACGCGGATTAATTATGCGCTCAACCGGCTCATGGTACGACGTTCGGGATGAGCAAGGCAATAGGTACAAAGGCAGGCTGCGCGGGAAGCACAAACTACACGGCAACAAAGTAACCAATCCGGTTGCGGTAGGCGACTATGTGGAGTTTGTTATTGAAGATACAACCGAGGGGACTGTACTTATTACTGATATACTGCCCCGTGAAAACTATATCAGCCGCAAGTCGCCGCACAAAATGGCTTTTGCCCACATTATCGCCGCCAACATAGACCAAGCGCTGCTTATGGCAACGGTAGCGCTGCCCCGCACCTCTACCGGATTTATTGACCGTTTTTTGGTTTCGGCCGAATCGTTCCGTATCCCTGTTACCATCTTATTCAATAAATCCGACCTTTTAGACGAGGAAGCGCTTGCCTATCAGCAAGAATTGATGGAAACCTATGAGAAAATCGGCTATCAATGTTTAGCGATTTCGGCTTTGCACGGCAACAACCTGTCGCCCGTGAAAGAACTGCTTGCCGGAAAAAAAACACTCATCGCCGGGCATTCCGGCACAGGCAAATCCACGCTGTTGAATAGTTTAAATCCTCAATTAAACCTTCGCACATCTGCCATTTCGGAGTTTGCGGGCAAGGGCGTACACACTACCACCTTCGCCGAAATGTTTGAGTTAGCCCCCGAAACCTTTCTGATTGATACACCCGGTATCAAAGAACTTGGTTTGGCCGATATGGAAAATGAGCCTATTGCTCATTATTTCCCCGAAATGCGTGCCTGCCTCGGCATGTGCCGCTACCCAGACTGCAAACACATACAAGAGCCTGACTGTGAGGTGGTTAAACGTGTCAAGTCAGGAGAAATCGCTCATTCGCGTTACCTGAGCTATCTCAGTATGTTGGAAAATGAGGATAACAGGCGTTAA
- a CDS encoding Cbp1 family collagen-binding glycoprotein adhesin, translating to MKHLKSWRFALGSLIIAALAACSGGGSAEYDKLKQENEELVAKIRKDSLYIAGLNSEMDELYANLDTMRAREERIRQAAAKMRAGSMSGREGSLTIDQSFAELERLNKENQQKIAQLQSKLSKAGKENAFLQKMVDELQKSIQDKDNQIKDLQITIASLQEEVAGLKSQYAAKAEEQERTQAALVETQNELYSVFYAIGTRKELENRGVIDAKGLFNKNKDLNANIDESKFTKLDSRTATEIEIGNYKAKRVELVPARSSSSYQLVESGNSVTLKITDPKTFWKTKFVAIVVK from the coding sequence ATGAAGCATCTGAAATCGTGGCGTTTCGCTCTGGGAAGCCTGATTATTGCTGCACTTGCCGCTTGCTCAGGGGGAGGCAGTGCCGAATATGACAAACTCAAACAAGAAAACGAGGAATTAGTTGCCAAAATTCGCAAAGACAGCCTTTACATTGCCGGTTTAAATTCGGAAATGGACGAATTATATGCGAACTTGGATACCATGCGCGCACGCGAAGAACGCATCCGACAAGCCGCTGCCAAAATGCGCGCCGGCAGTATGAGCGGCCGTGAAGGTTCTCTGACCATTGACCAAAGTTTTGCCGAGCTGGAACGACTCAACAAAGAAAACCAGCAAAAAATTGCACAGTTGCAAAGCAAATTGTCTAAGGCAGGTAAAGAAAATGCTTTCCTGCAAAAAATGGTAGATGAACTCCAAAAGTCCATTCAGGATAAAGACAATCAAATTAAAGACTTGCAAATTACCATTGCATCTTTGCAAGAGGAAGTGGCAGGTTTGAAGTCGCAGTATGCTGCCAAAGCCGAAGAACAAGAGCGCACACAAGCAGCCCTTGTTGAAACCCAAAATGAGCTATACAGCGTTTTCTATGCCATCGGCACTCGCAAAGAATTGGAAAACAGAGGCGTAATTGATGCAAAAGGCTTATTCAACAAAAATAAAGACCTGAATGCCAATATTGATGAATCTAAATTCACCAAATTGGACAGCAGAACTGCTACTGAGATTGAAATCGGTAATTATAAGGCTAAAAGAGTAGAGTTAGTGCCTGCACGGAGCTCTTCCAGCTATCAGTTGGTGGAATCCGGCAACTCCGTAACGCTGAAAATCACAGACCCCAAAACTTTCTGGAAAACCAAGTTTGTTGCCATCGTAGTAAAGTAA
- a CDS encoding RNA polymerase sigma factor gives MRQLLGLPYRNMIRSFLLKNSGDESHVDELHQTALLELFDQVQRGRYQKKNNASLKTYIYSIVRNHWLKDLQRRGKRYITIEDTEQLPIIDILADTVSWQGMQQATEMLDKLLAEFSQIAADCAKLLKDTFYYNLGDGEIAPRYNIASVTTVRTRRLRCLAKLRTMCEKRGLSFSSFVTTAYEA, from the coding sequence ATGCGCCAACTGCTTGGGCTGCCCTATCGCAATATGATACGAAGTTTTCTTTTGAAAAATAGCGGCGACGAATCGCACGTTGATGAACTGCATCAGACGGCCTTGTTGGAACTATTTGACCAAGTTCAACGGGGAAGATATCAGAAAAAAAACAATGCCTCATTAAAAACATATATTTACTCCATTGTACGCAACCATTGGCTGAAAGACTTACAACGCCGTGGAAAACGCTACATTACCATTGAGGATACGGAGCAACTACCAATAATTGACATCCTTGCGGATACTGTTTCATGGCAAGGAATGCAGCAGGCAACAGAAATGCTGGATAAACTACTTGCAGAATTTAGTCAAATAGCTGCCGATTGTGCGAAACTTTTAAAGGATACTTTTTATTATAATTTAGGAGATGGCGAAATTGCGCCACGTTACAATATAGCCAGTGTAACAACAGTACGCACCAGAAGACTGCGCTGTTTGGCTAAACTCCGTACGATGTGCGAAAAGCGTGGGCTGAGTTTTTCATCATTTGTAACCACTGCCTATGAAGCCTGA
- a CDS encoding HlyD family secretion protein, producing the protein MKPDDNTIEKIHDYLCGVLDAEKKMQFEKELQENASLREEVATQKEIIHAVENTHHYLSGIMDTEEKMQFDKKLQTDASLREEVNMQQEIIYAVRRMAMAEQLRLLQQEVLKEEGVQEHKQGNQDAKIIPIRPYARIIRIGLAVAGIAAVLVLGFWITPLLQNYLFPEPTVAVAIPQQSEFVSPIKGLEVPAEMLELEAEKGKTFRLPSGTQINVPPNAFTDEKGTKVSGKVQIVYREYHDGLEVLASGIPLEMEEKHMETVGMFEIRGYRNGEPLTLNGSIDVQLASFTDSPGYSHFHLASHRTDESTGQPIVQWQQITGLSELIINARKQAYFDSLKKVYYEQAEAHAKTAFENQQLKALESTVSGWQLKAVKSNVIMSWLNTQGMEYIGFQPEYQDPDSEEMSWVKAAKWQKANAAVASFMPMAQVSIPSITGNFVEVRFSNDAKKLIIKTANSTLLYHYNGQLIGKIAMKDAVFTSDGEHIIGLSDKKELLCYRTSDGAFVTQYGQLIPTNSREYDPKINNSERAITTYVGQVMDYDISPDGQRVVTIHTDESAVLWEIGGKMISRRKGLPKSWVTEIMFTNRNGTEMIGKMHDGTILRMNDQWQSLGRSNSFSRPPDYDGGLSEKKWTMTLSNQTLKQPDIDLDRLNNNSRMVYKNVAQHAFYINRKQQDTWQAVDTLYVAGIERASAYTIAPDGQRIALLLGKDKLQIWQKTDTDKQIYRLSLEGASFEAGSKILDAPQVHFYTYVQPGGRPQLRKQPRLATFEELRRRNLKVADQKLQFAREQHTEEADYLRVFHVTKFGIYHVTRPFEEVKVAYSHLIFSAENSSGTMKLFQLAGAERTVIIPLGEFSLNNPSPVTFDASGGHLVGVLPGGTVLVFSARDFADWLRENTAQENTTPQLVFKRIDPSEVNYRKLKQILEQS; encoded by the coding sequence ATGAAGCCTGATGATAATACAATAGAAAAAATACATGATTACCTCTGCGGCGTATTGGATGCTGAGAAAAAAATGCAATTTGAAAAAGAATTGCAGGAAAACGCCTCCTTGCGGGAAGAGGTTGCCACGCAGAAGGAAATTATTCATGCTGTAGAAAATACCCATCATTACCTCTCCGGCATAATGGATACGGAGGAAAAAATGCAATTTGACAAAAAATTGCAGACAGATGCCTCCTTGCGGGAAGAAGTTAATATGCAGCAGGAAATCATTTATGCTGTCCGCCGCATGGCAATGGCAGAGCAGTTACGCCTGTTGCAGCAGGAAGTTTTAAAAGAAGAAGGTGTACAAGAGCACAAGCAAGGCAACCAAGACGCCAAAATTATCCCTATTCGCCCGTATGCCCGCATCATCAGAATCGGGCTGGCTGTCGCAGGGATTGCCGCTGTACTTGTGCTTGGTTTTTGGATAACTCCGCTATTGCAAAACTATCTGTTCCCCGAACCGACCGTTGCAGTTGCCATTCCTCAACAATCGGAGTTTGTAAGCCCTATCAAGGGGCTGGAAGTGCCCGCTGAAATGCTTGAATTAGAAGCAGAAAAAGGCAAGACTTTCCGATTGCCGAGCGGTACGCAAATTAACGTACCACCCAATGCTTTCACCGATGAGAAGGGCACCAAAGTATCGGGGAAGGTACAAATCGTTTACAGGGAATATCATGACGGGCTAGAAGTGCTGGCAAGTGGTATTCCGCTGGAAATGGAAGAAAAACACATGGAAACCGTCGGCATGTTTGAAATCAGAGGCTACCGCAACGGCGAACCCCTGACCCTCAACGGCAGCATAGACGTACAACTTGCCTCATTTACCGATTCCCCCGGCTACAGCCATTTTCATCTGGCAAGCCACCGCACCGACGAAAGTACGGGGCAGCCCATTGTGCAGTGGCAGCAAATAACAGGTCTTTCCGAACTTATCATCAATGCGCGCAAACAAGCATACTTTGATTCGCTGAAAAAAGTTTATTACGAACAAGCCGAAGCTCATGCCAAAACCGCTTTTGAGAACCAACAACTGAAAGCGCTGGAAAGCACCGTAAGCGGGTGGCAACTCAAAGCGGTGAAAAGCAACGTAATTATGAGTTGGCTCAATACGCAAGGCATGGAATACATAGGCTTCCAACCTGAGTATCAAGACCCAGACAGTGAGGAAATGTCATGGGTGAAAGCTGCCAAATGGCAAAAAGCCAATGCGGCTGTTGCCTCTTTTATGCCAATGGCGCAGGTAAGTATCCCCTCTATCACCGGTAATTTTGTCGAAGTCCGTTTCAGTAATGATGCTAAAAAGCTGATAATCAAAACAGCTAACAGCACACTCCTCTACCATTACAACGGGCAGCTAATCGGCAAAATTGCCATGAAAGATGCCGTGTTTACCTCTGACGGTGAACACATCATCGGCCTTTCCGATAAAAAAGAACTGCTTTGTTACCGCACTTCCGATGGCGCTTTTGTAACACAATACGGGCAACTCATTCCGACCAACAGCCGCGAATATGACCCTAAAATTAACAACAGTGAGCGCGCCATTACCACCTATGTAGGGCAGGTTATGGACTATGACATCTCTCCCGACGGCCAGCGCGTCGTTACCATTCATACCGATGAAAGCGCTGTACTGTGGGAAATTGGCGGGAAAATGATTAGCCGCCGCAAAGGACTCCCTAAAAGTTGGGTTACGGAGATTATGTTTACCAATCGGAACGGCACGGAAATGATTGGCAAAATGCACGACGGCACTATTCTCCGTATGAATGACCAATGGCAATCGTTGGGCAGAAGCAATAGTTTCTCGCGTCCTCCCGACTATGACGGCGGTTTGTCGGAGAAAAAATGGACTATGACACTCAGTAACCAAACCCTCAAACAACCCGATATAGACTTAGACCGCTTGAACAACAACAGCCGCATGGTGTATAAAAATGTAGCACAACACGCTTTCTATATCAACCGCAAACAACAGGACACATGGCAAGCTGTTGATACACTATATGTCGCAGGCATTGAGCGCGCATCGGCATATACCATCGCCCCCGATGGCCAGCGAATAGCTCTGCTATTGGGCAAAGACAAGTTGCAGATATGGCAAAAAACCGACACAGACAAGCAGATTTACCGTCTTTCGTTAGAAGGGGCATCGTTTGAAGCAGGCAGCAAAATTTTAGATGCGCCACAGGTGCATTTTTATACATATGTACAGCCCGGAGGCCGCCCGCAATTACGCAAACAACCACGGTTGGCAACTTTTGAAGAGTTGCGCCGACGCAATCTGAAAGTAGCCGACCAAAAACTGCAATTTGCCCGCGAACAACACACCGAAGAGGCAGACTATCTGCGGGTTTTCCATGTTACCAAATTTGGCATTTATCATGTAACGCGCCCGTTTGAAGAAGTAAAAGTGGCATACAGCCACCTGATATTCTCTGCCGAAAACAGCAGCGGCACAATGAAGTTGTTCCAATTGGCAGGTGCAGAACGAACAGTTATCATTCCTTTGGGCGAGTTTTCGCTGAACAACCCATCGCCCGTAACTTTTGACGCATCGGGCGGTCATTTGGTGGGCGTACTACCCGGCGGCACGGTGTTGGTATTCTCAGCAAGGGATTTTGCAGACTGGCTGCGCGAAAACACCGCACAGGAAAACACCACTCCTCAGTTGGTATTTAAGCGGATAGACCCATCGGAAGTGAACTATCGGAAATTGAAACAGATACTCGAACAATCCTGA
- a CDS encoding lytic transglycosylase domain-containing protein — MLFGAKFLLGVGSVCTILFLGSGSLLMSDSSEKSNVMGTDSLKTVKKQYISTFPLPEQLTFAGEQVPMNDPDVRERIERELIQNSYKHSATILILKREGRWRKEISRILKEEGVPEDFFYLAVAESELDEHAQSGVGAVGFWQFMKTTAPSYNLEVSEYVDMRKDPIASTYAACRYLKDAYKRFGNWTLAAASYNRGVTGLDNAVKAQKVSNFYDLYLNRETYRYVMRIIALKLIIENPQAYGFFVEDADKYQPLDGVRTVTIDSTINDLPQFALDMGINYKILKIYNPWINSSDYKLVVPKGKTYTITLPESAVVSSGK, encoded by the coding sequence ATGTTGTTTGGCGCTAAGTTTCTTTTAGGGGTAGGAAGTGTTTGTACAATATTGTTTCTGGGCAGTGGCTCGCTGTTGATGTCCGATTCATCGGAAAAAAGCAACGTTATGGGGACAGACTCACTGAAAACCGTTAAGAAGCAGTATATCAGCACTTTCCCCTTGCCCGAGCAACTGACTTTTGCAGGCGAACAAGTGCCTATGAATGACCCCGATGTGCGGGAGCGCATAGAGCGTGAGTTGATTCAGAACTCCTATAAACACTCAGCCACCATCCTGATTTTGAAGCGCGAGGGCCGCTGGCGCAAAGAGATTAGCCGTATTTTGAAAGAAGAAGGCGTACCGGAAGATTTTTTCTATTTGGCCGTAGCCGAAAGCGAGTTGGACGAGCACGCGCAGTCGGGCGTAGGGGCAGTAGGCTTTTGGCAGTTTATGAAAACAACTGCTCCTTCCTATAACCTTGAAGTCAGTGAATATGTAGATATGCGCAAAGACCCCATAGCCTCCACCTATGCGGCCTGTCGCTACCTGAAAGATGCTTACAAACGTTTTGGCAACTGGACACTTGCGGCGGCTTCGTATAACCGCGGTGTAACAGGTTTAGACAATGCAGTAAAGGCACAAAAGGTCAGCAATTTTTACGATTTATACCTGAATCGGGAAACTTATCGCTATGTGATGCGGATTATCGCACTGAAATTGATTATTGAAAATCCGCAGGCATACGGCTTTTTTGTAGAAGATGCCGATAAGTACCAACCGCTTGACGGCGTGCGTACCGTAACGATTGACAGCACTATCAACGACTTGCCGCAGTTTGCGCTGGATATGGGCATTAATTACAAAATCCTGAAAATCTACAATCCGTGGATTAACAGTTCCGATTACAAATTGGTAGTGCCCAAAGGCAAAACCTACACAATTACTTTGCCCGAATCTGCTGTTGTATCATCGGGTAAATAA
- the msrA gene encoding peptide-methionine (S)-S-oxide reductase MsrA produces the protein MTTNVNTDTATFGAGCFWCVEAVFQRLEGVLHVESGYAGGHVKNPTYEQVCEKNTGHAEVCQIVYDPAKISYDELLEVFWKTHDPTTLNRQGNDVGPQYRSVIFYHNEKQKELAEKYKAALEAEKVFDKPIVTEITALNGNYYKAEAYHQNYYNNNPYQGYCAFVIAPKIEKMQKVFKHKLKK, from the coding sequence ATGACAACCAACGTAAATACAGATACCGCTACTTTTGGGGCAGGCTGTTTTTGGTGCGTAGAAGCCGTTTTCCAACGTTTGGAAGGGGTTTTACACGTAGAATCGGGCTATGCAGGCGGCCATGTCAAGAACCCGACCTACGAGCAGGTATGCGAAAAAAATACCGGCCACGCCGAGGTGTGCCAAATCGTTTACGACCCTGCCAAAATCAGCTACGACGAATTGCTGGAAGTATTCTGGAAAACACACGACCCGACTACGCTCAACCGTCAGGGCAACGACGTTGGGCCGCAGTACCGCTCGGTCATATTCTATCATAACGAAAAGCAAAAGGAATTAGCGGAAAAATACAAAGCAGCATTGGAAGCCGAAAAAGTTTTTGACAAGCCTATTGTAACGGAAATAACCGCACTCAACGGCAATTATTACAAAGCAGAGGCCTATCATCAAAACTATTACAACAATAATCCCTATCAGGGTTACTGCGCTTTCGTGATTGCGCCCAAAATAGAAAAAATGCAAAAAGTGTTTAAGCACAAATTGAAGAAATAA